A region of the Prosthecobacter dejongeii genome:
CGCCACCCTTGGTGTGCCCTTCACCGAGGAACCCGGCGAAGCCGCCTTCTACGGCCCGAAGATTGACTTTGTCATCAAGGACGTCATCGGCCGCGAATGGCAGCTTGGCACCGTGCAGGTGGACTACGTCCTCCCTGTCCGTTTTGATCTCAGCTACAACGGCCCGGACAACAAGCCTCACCGCCCCGTGATGATCCACCGCGCCCCCTTCGGCAGCATGGAGCGTTTCTGCGGCGTGCTGATCGAGCACTTCGCCGGTCACTTCCCGACTTGGCTCGCCCCTGAGCAGGTGCGCATTCTCACCATCAGTGAGAAAACCGACGTCTTCGCTGCTGAGATTTTCGCCCAGCTCAAAGAGGCTGGCCTGCGCGTGACCCTCGACAACGATGCTGACAAGATCGGTGCCAAGATCCGCAAGGCTCAGCTCGACAAAATCCCCTACATGCTCGTCCTCGGCGAAAAAGAAGCCGCCGCCAATAGCGTCGCCATCCGCCACAGCAAGCGCGGCGACCTCGGCGTCAAATCCGTGGCCGAATTCCTCACTGACGTCACTGCCGAAGTGAAGGAACGGAAGCTGTAAGCCGACTGTCAAAAATTCAAAAGCGGGCAGGGTTTTCCCTGTCCGCTTTTTTTCTGACGAAGGATCTGGGGCGTCCGCTGGTGTGTAGGCTTCTCCTGACACTCGCCCGCTTGAGAACTTTTGTTCTCGCGCCAGTATTTCGCATGAATACTGCTCCTAGCTTCAAACTCCTCTTCGTATGCCTCGGCAACATTTGCCGTTCTCCCGCAGCCGAGGGCGTCATGCGCCGAGTAGTCGTGGAGGCAGGCTTGGGCGAAACCATTCACATTGACTCGGCTGGCACCGCTGGCTGGCACACCGGCAAGCGGGCCGATGAACGCATGAGGGCTGCAGCTCAATCTCGTGGGCTAGAACTCACCAGCTTTGCCCGCCAAGTGCGGGATGCGGATCTCTCCGAATATGACCTTGTTCTGGTGATGGACCGCAGCAATCACCAGGATATTCGCGCCTTCGACCGCGAAAAACTTCATGCGACCAAAGTGCGCCTCTTCTGCGAGTTCTGCACGGATCACGAAGAAACCGAAGTGCCCGACCCTTACTACGGGGGACCGGAAGGTTTTGAAAAAGTGCTCGATCTCCTCGAAGACGGCTGCGCTGGGGTCTTGAGACATGTGCAAGGGCAGTTGAAGTCTCGCGTCTGAGTCTCCCCCCACATTTCGTGCTGGCCATGCTGCCTGGTTTCTGACTAAACCGTCCCTGTCATGAATGCCCGTATTGCCTTGGTCCTCCTTTCCTGCCTTCTTAGCATCGCCACAGGGCTGGTTTTATCTCGTGGCAAAGGCGACTCTACAGCAAAAAAGAATGACAGTCTTGTCGTTGGCCTCAGCATGGACACGCTAAAGGAAGAGCGCTGGATCGGTGACCGCGACCTCTTTGTAGCCAAGGCTCGCGAGCTCGGTGCCGAGGTTCTGGTCGAGTCCGCCAACAGCGATGATACCCGCCAGCTTCGCGATGTGGAAAGCCTCATCACCCGTGGGGTGGATGCACTCGTCATCATTCCTCACAATGGTGCCGCCATGGCCCGTGCCGTCGAAATGGCCCATGCAGAAGGCATCCCCGTACTTTCCTATGACCGGCTCATCACCGGGGCCGATACCGACCTCTACATCACCTTCGACAACGTCAAGGTGGGCG
Encoded here:
- a CDS encoding low molecular weight protein-tyrosine-phosphatase yields the protein MNTAPSFKLLFVCLGNICRSPAAEGVMRRVVVEAGLGETIHIDSAGTAGWHTGKRADERMRAAAQSRGLELTSFARQVRDADLSEYDLVLVMDRSNHQDIRAFDREKLHATKVRLFCEFCTDHEETEVPDPYYGGPEGFEKVLDLLEDGCAGVLRHVQGQLKSRV